The Geotrypetes seraphini chromosome 12, aGeoSer1.1, whole genome shotgun sequence nucleotide sequence GAACACATCCTGTACTTTGAATGCTAGTTTCTTTCTGCAGTAATTTGGAATTTTAATGTTACATTCATgggtgtctctcttctctgcaggATATTTCCAGACATACAGATGTGACCGGAGGGGATAAAGCGGACATGGAATCGGAGGTCTCTGATGAAGCGGTATGTTGCCTACATTGAACACATCCTGTACTTTGGATGCTAGTTTCTTTCTGCAGTAATTTGGGATTTATTGTTACATTCATgggtgtctctcttctctgcaggAGATTTCCAGACATACAAATGTGACCAGAGAGGATAAAGCGGACATGGAGTCGGAGGTCTCTGATGAAGAGGTATATTGCTTCCATGGTGAACACATCCTGTACTTTGGATGCTAGTTTCTTTCTGCAGTAATTTAGGATTTTAATGTTACGTTCATGGGTGTCTCTCTTCTCTACAGATTTCCAGACATACAGATGTGACGGGTGGGGATAAAGCGGATATGGAGTCGGAGGTCTCTGATGAAGCGGTATGTTGCCTACATTGTGAACACATCCTGTACTTTGAATGCTAGTTTCTTTCTGCAGTAATTTGGAATTTTAATGTTACATTCATgggtgtctctcttctctgcaggAGATTTCCAGACATACAGATGTAACCGGTGGGGATAAAGCGGACATGGAGTCGGAGGTCTCTGATGAAGCGGTATGTTGCCTACATTGTGAACACATCCTGTACTTTGGATGCTAGTTTCTTTCTGCAGTAATTTGGGATTTTAATGTTACATTCATgggtgtctctcttctctgcagaTTTCCAGACATATAGATGTGACCGGAGGGGATAAAGCGGACATGGAGTCGGAGGTCTCTGATGAAGCGGTATGTTGCCTACATTGTGAACCCATCCTGTACTTTGGATGCTAAGTTTCTTTCTGCAGTAATTTGGGATTTTAATGTTACATTCATgggtgtctctcttctctgcaggAGATTTCCAGACATACAGATGTAACCGGTGGGGATAAAGCGGACATGGAGTCGGAGGTCTCTGATGAAGCGGTATGTTGCCTACATTGTGAACCCATCCTGTACTTTGGATGCTAAGTTTCTTTTTGCATTAATTTGGGATTTTAATGTTACATTCATgggtgtctctcttctctgcaggAGATTTCCAGACATACAAATGTGACCGGTGGGGATAAAGCGGACATGGAGTCGGAGATCTCTGATGAAGCGGTATGTTGCCTGTATGGTAAACACATCCTGTACTTTGGATGCTAGTTTCTTTCTGCAGTAATTTGGGATTTTAATGTTACATTCATgggtgtctctcttctctgcaggATATTTCCAGACATACAGATGTGACCGGAGGGGATAAAGCGGATATGGAATCGGAGGTCTCTGATGAAGCGGTATGTTGCCTACATTGAACACATCCTGTACTTTGGATGCTAGTTTCTTTCTGCAGTAATTTGGGATTTTAATGTTACATTCATgggtgtctctcttctctgcaggAGATTTCCAGACATACAGATGTGACCGGAGGGGATAAAGCGGACATGGAATCGGAGGTCTCTGATGAAGCGGTATGTTGCCTACATTGAACACATCCTGTACTTTGGATGCTAGTTTCTTTCTGCAGTAATTTGGGATTTATTGTTACATTCATgggtgtctctcttctctgcaggAGATTTCCAGACATACAAATGTGACCGGTGGGGATAAAGCGGACATGGAGTCGGAGGTCTCTGATGAAGAGGTATATTGCTTCCATGGTGAACACATCCTGTACTTTGGATGCTAGTTTCTTTCTGCAGTAATTTAGGATTTTAATGTTACGTTCATGGGTGTCTCTCTTCTCTACAGATTTCCAGACATACAGATGTGACGGGTGGGGATAAAGCAGATATGGAGTCGGAGGTCTCTGATGAAGCGGTATGTTGCCTACATTGTGAACACATCCTGTACTTTGGATGCTAGTTTCTTTCTGCAGTAATTTGGGATTTTAATGTTACATTCATgggtgtctctcttctctgcagaTTTCCAGACATATAGATGTGACCGGAGGGGATAAAGCGGACATGGAGTCGGAGGTCTCTGATGAAGCGGTATGTTGCCTACATTGTGAACCCATCCTGTACTTTGGATGCTAAGTTTCTTTCTGCAGTAATTTGGGATTTTAATGTTACATTCATgggtgtctctcttctctgcagaTTTCCAGACATATAGATGTGACCGGAGGG carries:
- the LOC117346062 gene encoding ankyrin-2-like isoform X38, whose translation is MDQEISRHTDVTGGDKADMESEVSDEAISRHTDVTGGDKADMESEVSDEAISRHTDVTGGDKADMESEVSDEAEISRHTDVTGGDKADMESEVSDEAISRHIDVTGGDKADMESEVSDEAEISRHTDVTGGDKADMESEVSDEAEISRHTNVTGGDKADMESEISDEADISRHTDVTGGDKADMESEVSDEAEISRHTDVTGGDKADMESEVSDEAEISRHTNVTGGDKADMESEVSDEEISRHTDVTGGDKADMESEVSDEAISRHIDVTGGDKADMESEVSDEAISRHIDVTGGDKADMESEVSDEAEISRHTDVTGGDKADMESEVSDEAISRHTDVTGGDKADMESEVSDEAEISRHTDVTGGDKADMESEVSDEAGISRHTDVIGGDKADMESEFSDEEEISRHTDVTGGDKADMESEVSDEEVSTKKERHYRLGEDNLEDTLEYEFPTAAGLMPLTEREKDEDMIPITPQPSALDPVAILEPVMR
- the LOC117346062 gene encoding ankyrin-2-like isoform X47, with the translated sequence MDQEISRHTDVTGGDKADMESEVSDEAISRHTDVTGGDKADMESEVSDEAEISRHTDVTGGDKADMESEVSDEAISRHIDVTGGDKADMESEVSDEAEISRHTDVTGGDKADMESEVSDEAEISRHTNVTGGDKADMESEISDEADISRHTDVTGGDKADMESEVSDEAEISRHTDVTGGDKADMESEVSDEAEISRHTNVTGGDKADMESEVSDEEISRHTDVTGGDKADMESEVSDEAISRHIDVTGGDKADMESEVSDEAISRHIDVTGGDKADMESEVSDEAEISRHTDVTGGDKADMESEVSDEAISRHTDVTGGDKADMESEVSDEAEISRHTDVTGGDKADMESEVSDEAGISRHTDVIGGDKADMESEFSDEEEISRHTDVTGGDKADMESEVSDEEVSTKKERHYRLGEDNLEDTLEYEFPTAAGLMPLTEREKDEDMIPITPQPSALDPVAILEPVMR
- the LOC117346062 gene encoding ankyrin-2-like isoform X50, giving the protein MDQEISRHTDVTGGDKADMESEVSDEAEISRHTDVTGGDKADMESEVSDEAISRHIDVTGGDKADMESEVSDEAEISRHTDVTGGDKADMESEVSDEAEISRHTNVTGGDKADMESEISDEADISRHTDVTGGDKADMESEVSDEAEISRHTDVTGGDKADMESEVSDEAEISRHTNVTGGDKADMESEVSDEEISRHTDVTGGDKADMESEVSDEAISRHIDVTGGDKADMESEVSDEAISRHIDVTGGDKADMESEVSDEAEISRHTDVTGGDKADMESEVSDEAISRHTDVTGGDKADMESEVSDEAEISRHTDVTGGDKADMESEVSDEAGISRHTDVIGGDKADMESEFSDEEEISRHTDVTGGDKADMESEVSDEEVSTKKERHYRLGEDNLEDTLEYEFPTAAGLMPLTEREKDEDMIPITPQPSALDPVAILEPVMR